The genomic stretch GAAGGCCAAGGCCACCTGGGCGATTTTGAGCCCTAGAAAGATCCAGTAGGCCTTTATGTGAGGGAAGTTATCCAACATAAGACGGGAGATGGCTATCATCTTGAGATCTTCGGTACCGGTAGTGGGAGCTACTTTAAGGGGAGTTTTCTGGGGCTTGAAAGGCAAGGGAATAAAACAGAGGAACCCCCCGGTCTCATCTTGGGCCTCTCTTAGGGCCAGAAGATGTTTAAGACGTTCCTCGATGGTCTCAATGTGGCCATAAAGCATGGTAGCATTGGTGGGGATTCCTAACCGATGAGCCGTCTTGGAGATCTCTAGCCATCGTTTGCCGCTTATCTTCTTTTCACAGAGGAGATCCCTTACCCGGGGGCTAAAGACTTCAGCCCCTCCGCCAGGTAAACAGGCCAGCCCGGCCTCCTTGAGCTCAGTAAGCACCTGAGAGATGCTCTTCCCTGAGATTCGAGCCAAGTGATCTATCTCTACACAGGTAAAGGCTTTTATGTGGGCCTCGGGTCGAAGGGCTTTAAGGCGCCTAATGAGTTCTGGATAATACTCATAGGGAAGATCAGGGTGACAACCGCCGACGACATGGATCTCT from Thermosulfuriphilus ammonigenes encodes the following:
- the mqnE gene encoding aminofutalosine synthase MqnE; amino-acid sequence: MPQYLTQIGERAVRRAGLEDILEKVASGQRLEAEDGRRLFETSDLTALGYLAAIARRRHSGEKAYYIYNQHLNYSNVCVNLCKFCAFGCQKSDPRAYEMSLEEAEAKVRARLSEPIREIHVVGGCHPDLPYEYYPELIRRLKALRPEAHIKAFTCVEIDHLARISGKSISQVLTELKEAGLACLPGGGAEVFSPRVRDLLCEKKISGKRWLEISKTAHRLGIPTNATMLYGHIETIEERLKHLLALREAQDETGGFLCFIPLPFKPQKTPLKVAPTTGTEDLKMIAISRLMLDNFPHIKAYWIFLGLKIAQVALAFGADDFHGTVIEERISELSGVEDEKTLTRTEIERLIREAGFEPVERDSLYNPL